A region of Fimbriimonadaceae bacterium DNA encodes the following proteins:
- the mobA gene encoding Molybdenum cofactor guanylyltransferase — translation MGVDKAGLRLGGKTLLQRTLNELRDYPTTILGPGGVLDADPGAGPLAALAAFLPQADGVFVVACDVPLFDGRLVELLLAQAGAAEAVVPVVKDRLQPLCGLYRASAFTRLQAIHASGERRLMSWLEALNLRSVNEAELAAAGLNPLCPLSANTPEEWRELLIAGGIVE, via the coding sequence ATGGGTGTCGACAAGGCCGGCCTGAGGCTCGGCGGCAAGACCCTTCTCCAGCGCACGCTCAATGAGCTGCGGGATTATCCCACCACGATCCTTGGCCCCGGCGGCGTACTCGACGCCGACCCTGGCGCCGGCCCGCTCGCCGCGCTCGCCGCCTTCCTTCCCCAGGCGGATGGGGTGTTTGTCGTCGCGTGCGACGTGCCGCTCTTCGATGGCCGTCTGGTGGAGCTGCTGCTGGCCCAAGCGGGAGCGGCTGAAGCGGTCGTGCCAGTGGTGAAAGATAGGCTGCAGCCCCTGTGCGGACTCTATCGAGCGTCCGCGTTTACGCGCTTGCAGGCGATCCACGCGAGCGGAGAACGCAGGCTGATGAGCTGGCTGGAGGCCTTGAACCTGCGATCGGTGAATGAAGCCGAGCTCGCCGCTGCCGGCCTCAACCCCCTCTGCCCACTCAGCGCCAACACACCCGAGGAATGGAGGGAACTACTCATTGCCGGAGGAATTGTCGAGTAA
- the pcrA_2 gene encoding Perchlorate reductase subunit alpha, with protein MATRHSVPGKHGSARPTSTARVVRTTDSPNCTGACGWLATVVDDVIVDLKPAADYPCAEYNPRGCLRGMSMTHLIYGPDRIKKPLIRTGERGEGKWREASWDEALDFIADKMIHIRDTYGPESMLLFNQVVGTGYVQKGAQVRMAALLGMSFATAYDFNGDISMGFTHTMGIDCVECETKSWGHAKTAILWSSNVFQTRIPDAQFLTRVAKQRNNCKIIVIDPRCSQTAKGADLWLPIHPGADGLLALSMCYVVMENDWIDWAFLRKYTDLATLIRADNGQRLRASDLGMGSDMEFLVWDEAADSPFKLPTDTLALPDGLRPAFRGRRTVPIDGVPVDVTPVFQAIEDSIMRDEYKPENVAAETDIPAATIREVARDYALNRPSSIIIGMGINHRLHGDLTIRSIILLSALVGAHGRPGESISIYSGQHHFRLDVSKWWFPDGKRPNGVPMHYFVLGEPTQTINPKIKYPKHGFKALFVSHGNPLVTEFSEPLKAAIDKLELFVTIDFSMSPTCEYSDVVLPAPTFWEKQELVGTSCHPYLQIQQEVVRPQYDSRTELWMVKELIKRVDPSLFKQIDFDEPEIIAMLLEHGGKETAGITYEMLQKGPVRLNVHDPEVGCDEQFAEDKPFPPRAYPFPEGAQREFLKTGRMEFYKEESVFAKLGEQLPTYKRAFSHLPVEDQKLPLAIVTPHSKWRVHSTHSNNRVLLNVNRGAVVEINPRDAAARGIRDGDPVEIFNHNGSYRLWALVTETIKPGVLCVDHGWWDRYLGGGKYHSVHTHQKVKPTHENYYLPAVYAPGQHWKDTRVDIRRIEA; from the coding sequence TTGGCGACACGACATTCGGTTCCTGGCAAGCACGGATCGGCGCGGCCGACATCCACCGCTCGCGTCGTTCGCACCACCGACAGCCCGAACTGCACCGGCGCATGCGGCTGGCTGGCTACCGTCGTCGACGACGTCATCGTCGACCTGAAGCCCGCCGCCGACTATCCCTGCGCGGAATACAATCCCCGCGGCTGCCTGCGCGGCATGTCCATGACCCACCTGATCTATGGGCCCGACCGCATCAAAAAGCCCCTGATCCGAACCGGCGAACGGGGCGAGGGCAAGTGGCGCGAGGCCAGTTGGGACGAGGCGCTGGACTTCATCGCCGATAAGATGATTCACATCCGCGACACCTATGGCCCCGAGAGCATGCTGCTGTTCAACCAGGTGGTCGGCACCGGCTATGTGCAGAAGGGCGCCCAGGTGCGCATGGCGGCGCTGCTCGGCATGAGCTTCGCCACCGCCTATGACTTCAACGGCGACATCTCCATGGGCTTCACCCATACGATGGGGATCGACTGCGTGGAATGCGAGACCAAATCCTGGGGCCACGCCAAGACCGCGATCCTGTGGTCGAGCAACGTCTTTCAGACCCGCATACCCGACGCTCAATTTCTGACCCGCGTGGCCAAGCAGCGCAACAACTGCAAGATCATCGTCATCGATCCGCGATGCTCCCAGACCGCCAAAGGCGCCGATCTGTGGCTCCCCATCCATCCCGGCGCCGACGGTTTGCTCGCCCTCTCGATGTGCTACGTGGTGATGGAGAACGACTGGATCGACTGGGCGTTCCTGCGAAAGTACACCGACCTGGCAACCCTCATCCGCGCCGATAACGGGCAGCGGCTGCGCGCCTCCGATCTTGGGATGGGAAGCGACATGGAGTTCCTGGTATGGGACGAGGCAGCGGACAGCCCCTTCAAGCTGCCGACCGATACGCTTGCGCTTCCCGATGGTCTCAGACCCGCGTTTCGCGGCAGGCGAACCGTTCCCATCGACGGCGTGCCGGTCGACGTCACGCCCGTCTTTCAGGCGATCGAAGACTCGATCATGCGGGACGAGTACAAGCCGGAAAACGTGGCGGCGGAAACCGACATCCCCGCCGCGACAATTCGCGAGGTCGCCAGGGACTATGCGCTGAACCGGCCGAGCTCGATTATCATCGGCATGGGCATCAACCACCGCCTCCACGGGGACCTGACGATCCGGTCGATCATCCTGCTCTCCGCACTCGTGGGCGCGCACGGCCGGCCGGGTGAATCGATCTCGATCTACTCCGGGCAGCACCACTTCCGTCTGGACGTCAGCAAGTGGTGGTTTCCCGATGGCAAGCGTCCGAACGGCGTGCCGATGCACTACTTTGTGCTCGGCGAGCCGACGCAGACGATCAACCCAAAGATCAAGTATCCGAAGCACGGGTTCAAAGCGCTGTTCGTTTCCCATGGCAATCCCTTGGTGACCGAATTCTCCGAACCGCTCAAGGCGGCGATCGACAAGCTGGAGCTCTTCGTCACGATCGACTTTTCGATGAGCCCCACCTGTGAGTACAGCGACGTGGTGCTGCCGGCGCCGACGTTCTGGGAGAAGCAGGAGCTGGTGGGGACGTCGTGCCATCCCTATCTGCAGATCCAGCAGGAGGTCGTTCGGCCGCAATACGACAGCCGCACCGAACTGTGGATGGTGAAGGAGCTGATCAAGCGCGTCGATCCTTCCCTCTTCAAGCAGATCGACTTCGACGAGCCGGAGATCATCGCGATGCTCCTTGAGCACGGCGGAAAGGAAACCGCCGGCATCACCTACGAGATGCTGCAGAAGGGTCCGGTGCGGTTGAACGTCCATGATCCGGAGGTCGGGTGCGACGAGCAGTTTGCCGAAGACAAGCCGTTTCCTCCGCGGGCGTACCCGTTTCCCGAAGGCGCCCAGCGGGAGTTTCTCAAAACGGGGAGGATGGAGTTCTACAAGGAAGAGTCCGTGTTCGCGAAGCTTGGCGAACAGCTTCCCACCTATAAGCGCGCCTTCTCGCACCTACCCGTCGAGGATCAGAAGCTCCCGCTGGCGATCGTCACGCCCCATTCGAAGTGGCGTGTGCACTCCACCCATAGCAATAATCGCGTCTTGCTCAACGTCAACCGGGGCGCCGTTGTCGAAATCAATCCCCGAGATGCTGCTGCCCGCGGCATTCGCGACGGCGACCCGGTCGAGATTTTCAACCACAACGGGAGCTACAGGCTGTGGGCGCTGGTGACGGAAACGATCAAGCCCGGCGTCCTTTGCGTGGACCATGGTTGGTGGGACCGGTACTTGGGCGGAGGCAAGTACCACTCCGTCCACACCCACCAAAAGGTCAAGCCGACCCACGAGAACTACTACCTTCCCGCCGTGTATGCGCCCGGCCAGCACTGGAAGGACACCCGAGTCGATATCAGGAGGATCGAAGCATGA